From a region of the Oncorhynchus keta strain PuntledgeMale-10-30-2019 chromosome 13, Oket_V2, whole genome shotgun sequence genome:
- the LOC118392696 gene encoding uncharacterized protein LOC118392696, with translation MGSPVRCAAAVVVSLLGLLYYSPPVWGQELKERDALCNEDGCFVVYFQRKTFLDSWRSCKEKGGNLATVKLQEGADTIAALFSSVELRGLRTKVRVWIGLQRQPRQCTASRPLRGFSWITGDQDTQYTNWLRDDSPSTCSAPRCVVMTYGTAAHEQHDNFKWLDGSCSVPVDGYLCHYTYKGMCPAIWSEGGGNALYSTPFSLLSSLLTHVPFGSVATVPCPGGTKEEQSVLCVLREDGTVGWSRETPLCSDTTEKSWCDRDNGGCEHFCQEAREHYYCECSDGFQLGDDGQTCVAVDPCHSAPCEFECLPLSDGYRCACPEGYMLDPDERGCLDVDECLQSPCEQLCVNAPGTFECRCRQGYRTDQEGDCEDVDECMDDPCEHACENTPGSHICHCHLGFSPLPEDPSHCQDTDECQIPGTCQQMCVNYEGGFECYCEVGYELLSDQFSCRKIGEDSPTAVTPSYPWVTGQPGSKWDPQQTYTDWPLEEEESLDWLTDPPRLESDIIWVTSAPQEEPVLNHNPFLPFPTEEPEEEEEEEEEEEEEEYTPGWDIMNWNVPAKVQPELEPTPSLSPSPTSDTIPTPTPTSDRYWFEEDEETTTSPSVLPTPTISGGAWNWFWIISTPTSQDQGLTTWQEPITDQYVPASNYGEADENEEVGVTDDGWVTSPPEMDQDPGQHTPSLPFPLAPQTPLTPNQGVVEVEREDEREPPQEDVLEVEGEDERGPPQEDMVEVEDERELPQEDVVEGEDERGPPQEDVVEGEDERELPQEDVVEGEDERELPQEDLVEGEDDRGPLQEDVVEVEGEDERGPPHEDLVEVEGEDERGPLQEDVVEVEGEDERGPPHEDLVEVEGEDERGPLQEDLVEVEGEDERGPLQEDVVGVQDEREPPQEDVVGVEDEREPPQEDEGEPPQEDESIQKQDGANWLLVGLLVPLCIFIVVMVALGIVYCTRCAVTPRNKSATDCYHWISGAHDKQGALNPSKGMQSHV, from the coding sequence ATGGGCTCCCCAGTGCGCTGTGCTGCTGCTGTAGTTGTCTCACTACTGGGTCTCCTCTACTATAGTCCCCCTGTATGGGGCCAGGAGCTAAAGGAGAGGGACGCTCTGTGCAATGAGGACGGCTGCTTCGTGGTCTACTTCCAGCGCAAGACCTTCCTGGACTCCTGGAGAAGCTGCAAGGAGAAGGGAGGCAACCTGGCCACAGTCAAACTCCAAGAGGGGGCTGACACTATCGCTGCTCTCTTCTCCAGCGTGGAGCTACGGGGCCTCAGAACCAAGGTCCGGGTGTGGATTGGTCTCCAGAGACAGCCTCGCCAGTGTACCGCCTCTCGCCCTCTCCGTGGGTTCTCCTGGATTACGGGTGACCAGGATACCCAGTACACCAACTGGCTGAGGGACGACTCACCCAGTACCTGTTCGGCCCCGCGCTGTGTGGTTATGACCTATGGCACAGCCGCCCACGAGCAGCATGATAATTTTAAATGGCTGGACGGCTCGTGTTCGGTGCCCGTGGATGGCTACTTGTGCCACTACACCTACAAGGGCATGTGCCCGGCTATTTGGAGCGAGGGGGGCGGCAATGCCCTCTATAGTACCCCCTTCAGTCTCCTCAGTAGCCTTCTTACCCACGTGCCCTTTGGATCTGTAGCCACGGTGCCCTGCCCGGGGGGCACCAAGGAGGAGCAGTCAGTGCTGTGTGTGCTGAGGGAGGATGGCACTGTGGGGTGGTCCAGGGAGACGCCCCTCTGCTCCGACACCACAGAGAAGAGCTGGTGTGATCGGGACAATGGGGGCTGCGAGCATTTCTGCCAGGAGGCCAGGGAACACTACTACTGTGAGTGCTCGGACGGCTTTCAGCTCGGTGACGACGGGCAGACATGTGTTGCTGTCGACCCGTGCCACAGTGCCCCCTGTGAGTTCGAATGCCTTCCGCTGTCGGACGGCTACCGCTGTGCCTGCCCCGAAGGATACATGCTGGACCCGGATGAGCGTGGTTGCCTGGATGTAGATGAGTGCCTGCAGAGTCCCTGCGAGCAGCTGTGCGTCAACGCCCCGGGAACCTTTGAGTGCCGCTGCCGCCAGGGCTACCGGACGGACCAGGAGGGCGACTGTGAGGACGTGGACGAGTGCATGGATGACCCCTGTGAACACGCCTGCGAGAACACGCCTGGCTCCCACATCTGCCACTGCCACCTGGGCTTCTCCCCCCTGCCCGAGGACCCCTCCCACTGCCAGGACACCGACGAGTGTCAGATCCCTGGGACATGTCAGCAGATGTGTGTGAACTACGAGGGGGGCTTCGAGTGTTACTGCGAGGTGGGTTACGAGCTACTCTCTGACCAATTCTCCTGCAGGAAGATAGGAGAGGACTCACCCACCGCAGTCACGCCCTCGTACCCCTGGGTCACCGGCCAACCTGGTTCCAAGTGGGACCCCCAGCAGACCTACACCGACTGGCCCCTGGAGGAGGAAGAGTCCCTGGACTGGCTCACAGACCCTCCCAGGCTGGAAAGTGACATCATCTGGGTCACCAGCGCACCCCAGGAGGAGCCAGTCCTAAACCACAACCCATTCCTGCCCTTCCCCACGGAAGAgcctgaggaggaggaagaggaggaggaggaggaagaagaggaggagtatACACCTGGCTGGGACATCATGAATTGGAATGTCCCAGCCAAGGTCCAGCCAGAGTTGGAACCCAcgcccagtctctctcccagcCCCACATCCGACACAATCCCCACCCCAACACCCACATCTGACAGGTATTGgtttgaggaggatgaggagaccACTACCAGTCCCTCAGTCCTCCCCACCCCCACTATCTCGGGAGGGGCCTGGAACTGGTTCTGGATCATTTCCACCCCCACCAGCCAGGACCAAGGACTTACGACGTGGCAGGAGCCAATCACTGACCAGTATGTCCCCGCATCCAACTATGGTGAAGCTGATGAGAATGAGGAAGTGGGGGTAACTGACGATGGGTGGGTGACATCCCCCCCAGAGATGGACCAGGACCCAGGCCAGCACACCCCCTCCCTGCCTTTTCCCCTGGCTCCTCAAACCCCCCTCACACCCAACCAGggagtggtggaggtggagagggaggatgagagggagccGCCCCAGGAGGATGTgttggaggtggagggggaggatgagagggggccGCCCCAGGAGGacatggtggaggtagaggatgagagggagctgCCCCAGGAGGACGTggtggagggggaggatgagagggggccGCCCCAGGAGGACGTggtggagggggaggatgagagggagctGCCCCAGGAGGACGTggtggagggggaggatgagagggagctGCCCCAGGAGGACTTGGTGGAGGGGGAGGATGATAGGGGGCCGCTCCAGGAggatgtggtggaggtggagggggaggatgagagggggccGCCCCATGAGGActtggtggaggtggagggggaggatgagagggggccGCTCCAGGAggatgtggtggaggtggagggggaggatgagagggggccGCCCCATGAGGActtggtggaggtggagggggaggatgagagggggccGCTCCAGGAGGActtggtggaggtggagggggaggatgagagggggccGCTCCAGGAGGACGTGGTGGGGGTGCAGGATGAGAGGGAGCCGCCCCAGGAGGACGTGGTGGGGGTGGAGGATGAGAGGGAGCCGCCCCAGGAGGATGAGGGGGAGCCTCCCCAGGAGGATGAGAGTATCCAGAAGCAGGATGGTGCCAACTGGCTGCTGGTAGGCCTCCTGGTGCCCCTTTGTATCTTCATCGTGGTGATGGTGGCACTGGGCATCGTCTACTGTACCCGTTGCGCTGTCACGCCACGCAATAAGTCCGCCACCGACTGCTACCATTGGATCTCCGGGGCGCACGACAAGCAGGGCGCGCTCAATCCCAGCAAGGGGATGCAGTCACATGTTTAA